The following proteins are encoded in a genomic region of Reichenbachiella sp.:
- a CDS encoding RDD family protein: MSLPSNTKFATFPQRLYAFNIDFLVFLVVLVPLSFLLENNVAFWCAVLLFICVYHAVLESSSWQATLGKKYANLRVVNEQGEGLSLGQALLRIITKYLSLMLFFGGFFMIYFRRDRKGLHDILAKTYVVDTSYLDKKLGKTHN, from the coding sequence ATGAGCTTACCTTCAAATACTAAATTTGCCACTTTTCCTCAGCGGCTTTATGCTTTCAATATTGATTTTTTGGTATTCCTAGTGGTGCTAGTGCCGTTGTCCTTTTTGCTAGAGAACAATGTAGCTTTTTGGTGTGCTGTTCTTTTGTTTATTTGTGTGTATCATGCGGTATTGGAGAGTTCGAGTTGGCAAGCCACGCTGGGGAAAAAATATGCCAATCTTCGAGTAGTTAATGAACAAGGAGAGGGTTTGTCTTTGGGCCAGGCTTTACTCCGAATTATCACAAAATATCTGTCTTTAATGCTATTTTTTGGCGGTTTTTTTATGATCTACTTTCGAAGAGATAGAAAAGGCTTGCACGACATTTTAGCCAAAACTTACGTGGTTGATACGAGTTATCTTGATAAGAAATTAGGTAAAACTCATAATTAG
- a CDS encoding TIGR00645 family protein — MKSFFDRFENFFEGFIFWSRWVQAPMYGGLIIGAFLYMWKFFQELAHMYHQVVGGDIESKVMLTLLSLVDISMVMNLVVMVTIGGYSIFTSKIDVDMHDDKPLWLEGLDAGMLKIKLATSLASISGVQLLKTFVNYREAAEKAGSEGIIIEIVIHMVFIFSALLLGYTEKIIHSYPHGLTGHGHDEEEDGENHEQEHKEEV, encoded by the coding sequence ATGAAAAGTTTTTTTGACAGATTTGAGAATTTCTTTGAAGGTTTTATTTTTTGGAGTAGATGGGTGCAAGCCCCGATGTATGGAGGCCTGATTATCGGTGCATTTCTATACATGTGGAAGTTCTTTCAAGAACTAGCACACATGTATCATCAGGTAGTTGGTGGAGACATTGAATCCAAAGTGATGCTGACGCTATTGAGCTTGGTTGATATCTCGATGGTAATGAACCTTGTAGTAATGGTGACCATTGGAGGCTACTCGATTTTTACCAGTAAGATTGATGTAGACATGCATGATGATAAGCCACTTTGGTTAGAAGGACTTGATGCTGGTATGCTGAAGATTAAGTTAGCGACTTCATTAGCTTCTATTTCTGGGGTGCAATTATTGAAAACATTCGTAAACTACAGGGAGGCAGCAGAGAAAGCCGGATCTGAAGGAATTATCATTGAAATTGTGATTCACATGGTATTCATCTTCTCCGCACTGTTACTTGGATATACTGAAAAAATCATTCATTCTTATCCTCACGGATTAACTGGCCACGGTCATGATGAAGAAGAGGATGGAGAGAATCACGAACAAGAGCATAAAGAGGAAGTTTAA
- a CDS encoding NUDIX hydrolase yields the protein MKNEKAQNPWKKIEGKEVYNNPWISVEEHQVLNPSGNEGIYGKVHFKNKAIGIVPLDEEMNTWLVGQYRYTLDEYSWEIPMGGGPLEDDILSSAQRELKEETGLSAKRWDNILRIHTSNSATDEEGFVFVARELTQGETEFEETEDLKIRKLKLEDAVRLVMNNEITDSLSIAGLLKTKLLIDEGKL from the coding sequence ATGAAAAACGAGAAGGCCCAAAATCCATGGAAAAAGATCGAAGGAAAAGAGGTGTACAACAACCCCTGGATATCTGTGGAGGAACATCAAGTACTCAACCCTTCTGGAAATGAAGGAATCTATGGGAAAGTTCATTTTAAGAATAAGGCCATTGGCATAGTCCCACTAGATGAGGAAATGAATACCTGGCTGGTTGGCCAATATCGTTATACGTTAGATGAGTATTCCTGGGAAATTCCGATGGGAGGTGGGCCTTTGGAAGATGATATATTGTCTTCTGCTCAAAGAGAGTTGAAAGAAGAAACGGGCCTTTCTGCTAAGCGTTGGGATAACATCTTGCGCATACATACTTCCAACTCTGCCACCGATGAGGAAGGTTTCGTATTTGTTGCTCGAGAGTTAACTCAGGGAGAAACGGAGTTTGAAGAAACTGAAGATTTGAAAATCAGGAAACTCAAGCTTGAGGATGCCGTTAGGCTGGTGATGAATAATGAAATCACTGATAGCTTAAGTATTGCAGGCTTGTTGAAAACGAAACTATTGATTGATGAAGGTAAGCTTTGA
- a CDS encoding MATE family efflux transporter, with protein sequence MTLKEHFRTNITLAYPVMLSQMGHILVAVADSMMVGRLGTVPLASVSLANSVFSVIMLFGLGVSYGMTPLIASADGANDKRMGAKFFKHGVYLNSALGVVLMLVGLVVGQSLFLLDQDPEVLAGALPYFNTLVFSLVPLMVFQAFRQFAEGLSMTRQAMYISVSGNILNVFFNYGLIYGELGMPELGLIGAGWASLISRVIMAVAMVVFVMTYKPLRRYVMLWSKIKLRPFVMRRILNIGIPSGLQYIFEIGAFSMAAVMVGWIGAEALAAHQIALNLSAITYMIATGISAAGAIRTGNQLGRKDYPTLRTAGMTCFAMAAIMMAFFGAGFIFGNTYLPTWYINEPVVIEMAGSLLIIAAFFQISDGVQAVGLGVLRGIADVKVPTYVTLFAYWFMAIPLGYLFGIYLGWGAKGIWVALLIGLTLAAILHLTRFHVLSKRYILRNR encoded by the coding sequence TTGACCCTAAAAGAACACTTTCGAACAAATATTACCTTGGCGTATCCAGTCATGCTCAGCCAGATGGGGCACATTCTTGTGGCTGTGGCAGATAGTATGATGGTTGGCAGATTAGGTACAGTGCCTTTGGCCTCGGTGTCATTGGCTAATAGCGTGTTTTCCGTCATCATGCTTTTTGGTCTTGGCGTTTCTTATGGGATGACGCCATTGATTGCTTCTGCGGATGGAGCCAATGATAAACGAATGGGTGCCAAGTTCTTCAAACATGGGGTATATCTCAATTCGGCATTAGGTGTTGTTTTGATGTTGGTGGGATTGGTCGTTGGGCAGTCGTTGTTTCTGTTGGATCAGGACCCAGAAGTACTGGCTGGTGCCTTGCCTTATTTCAATACGCTAGTTTTTAGTTTGGTGCCGCTCATGGTTTTTCAAGCGTTTCGGCAGTTTGCAGAAGGGCTTTCAATGACTCGGCAGGCAATGTATATCTCAGTGTCCGGTAATATTTTGAATGTATTCTTCAATTATGGATTGATATATGGAGAGCTAGGTATGCCAGAATTGGGACTGATAGGAGCTGGATGGGCGAGTTTGATTTCAAGAGTGATCATGGCTGTGGCCATGGTGGTCTTTGTTATGACCTATAAGCCATTGAGAAGATACGTCATGCTTTGGTCAAAAATCAAATTACGCCCATTTGTGATGCGTCGAATACTAAACATTGGGATTCCTTCAGGTTTGCAGTACATATTCGAAATTGGTGCCTTTAGCATGGCTGCTGTAATGGTAGGTTGGATTGGTGCAGAGGCTTTGGCGGCCCATCAGATCGCATTAAACCTTTCTGCTATTACCTATATGATTGCAACTGGTATATCAGCAGCCGGAGCCATTCGTACAGGCAATCAATTAGGCAGAAAAGACTACCCGACACTTCGAACGGCTGGTATGACTTGCTTTGCCATGGCGGCTATCATGATGGCCTTTTTTGGGGCTGGATTTATATTTGGTAACACCTATTTACCGACTTGGTACATCAATGAACCGGTAGTGATTGAAATGGCTGGAAGCTTGCTGATTATTGCTGCTTTTTTTCAGATTTCAGATGGGGTACAGGCTGTCGGATTGGGGGTATTGAGAGGCATAGCCGATGTAAAGGTGCCTACTTATGTGACTTTGTTTGCTTATTGGTTTATGGCGATCCCTTTAGGCTATCTGTTTGGTATTTATTTAGGATGGGGTGCAAAAGGAATATGGGTAGCCTTATTGATAGGTCTTACGCTCGCGGCTATTTTGCACTTGACCAGATTTCATGTGCTCTCTAAGCGTTATATTCTTAGAAACCGGTGA
- a CDS encoding methyltransferase, translating to MKDVHGEAIFDFYKGDHSVVLKTYNSYGEPEEMPVEVFFRDHQDFTDLENLAITSCEGKILDVGAGAGAHALFMQAFEMDATALENSPGCIETLRHSGMVKIVEEDFFAHKGKYDTLLLLMNGLGLAGKLDGLPYFFKHCEKLLNKGGQLILDSSDISYLYEDGLEKPDHYFGEIQYQYEYKGKKGDWFDWLYVDQELLIKETESLGLKTEILHTDEFDQYLAKITGF from the coding sequence TTGAAAGACGTACACGGCGAAGCCATATTTGACTTTTATAAAGGAGACCATTCGGTAGTCCTGAAAACCTACAACTCTTACGGTGAGCCTGAAGAAATGCCGGTAGAGGTATTCTTCAGAGATCATCAAGACTTTACCGATCTGGAAAATTTGGCCATTACTTCGTGTGAAGGCAAAATACTAGATGTAGGCGCAGGCGCAGGAGCCCACGCGCTTTTCATGCAGGCATTCGAAATGGATGCTACAGCGTTAGAAAATTCACCTGGATGTATAGAAACGCTACGTCACTCAGGCATGGTAAAAATCGTAGAAGAAGATTTTTTCGCTCATAAGGGAAAATACGACACACTTCTATTGCTCATGAACGGATTGGGTCTGGCCGGAAAGCTGGATGGACTCCCTTATTTTTTCAAACATTGCGAAAAGCTTTTAAATAAAGGGGGACAATTGATATTGGACTCTTCTGATATATCCTATCTGTATGAGGATGGTCTGGAAAAACCAGATCATTATTTCGGAGAGATTCAATACCAATACGAATACAAAGGAAAAAAAGGAGATTGGTTCGACTGGCTCTACGTAGATCAGGAGTTACTCATCAAGGAAACAGAAAGTTTAGGTTTGAAGACTGAAATTCTTCATACCGATGAATTCGACCAATACCTAGCCAAAATCACCGGTTTCTAA
- the ffh gene encoding signal recognition particle protein, with product MFDNLSVKLDKAFKTLKGQGRITEINVAATVKEIRRALIDADVNFKVAKEVTDSIKEKALGQDVLIAVSPGQLLTKIVSEELTELMGGRSEEINLKGDPNVILISGLQGSGKTTFSGKLARHLKTQNRNVLLVACDIYRPAAIDQLKVLGEQIEVDVYAEPENKDALKIAKNALKYAKENNKKTIIVDTAGRLAVDEQMMNEIEALKKALNPAETLFVVDSMTGQDAVNTAKTFNDRLDFNGVVLTKLDGDTRGGAALTIRKVVDKPIKFISSGEKMDALDVFHPDRMANRILGMGDVVSLVEKAQNTFDEEEAKRIQKKIRKNQFGFDDFLSQLEQIKKMGNLKDLMGMIPGVGKAIKDIDIDDDSLKPIEAIIKSMTIKEREEPDLLNGSRKQRIAKGSGTSIQEVNQLLKQFDQMRKMMKTMNKMGGAKRALSGMNMFK from the coding sequence ATGTTTGATAATCTTAGTGTAAAGCTCGATAAGGCCTTCAAGACACTGAAGGGACAGGGAAGGATAACTGAAATTAACGTGGCAGCTACCGTCAAAGAAATTAGACGGGCATTAATTGACGCCGATGTTAACTTTAAAGTGGCAAAGGAAGTCACCGATTCCATCAAAGAAAAAGCACTGGGCCAGGATGTATTAATAGCAGTTTCTCCAGGACAATTATTGACAAAAATTGTTTCTGAAGAATTAACAGAATTAATGGGTGGTCGCAGTGAGGAAATCAACCTCAAAGGCGACCCTAATGTTATTTTGATTTCAGGACTACAAGGATCGGGTAAAACCACCTTCTCTGGAAAACTTGCTCGTCACCTTAAGACACAAAATAGAAACGTATTACTTGTAGCCTGTGATATTTACAGACCAGCTGCGATAGATCAGCTGAAAGTACTGGGTGAGCAAATCGAGGTCGACGTATATGCAGAACCTGAAAACAAGGACGCACTTAAGATTGCTAAAAACGCGCTGAAATACGCGAAGGAAAACAATAAAAAAACCATCATCGTCGATACAGCCGGTCGTCTCGCAGTAGATGAACAGATGATGAATGAAATAGAGGCACTGAAGAAAGCCCTGAATCCTGCGGAGACCCTATTTGTAGTGGATTCGATGACAGGTCAGGATGCTGTAAACACAGCAAAGACTTTCAACGACCGCCTGGACTTCAATGGTGTGGTATTGACCAAGTTAGATGGTGATACACGTGGTGGAGCTGCTCTAACGATTCGAAAGGTTGTTGACAAGCCAATCAAATTCATCAGTTCTGGTGAAAAGATGGATGCCTTGGATGTATTCCACCCGGATAGGATGGCCAACAGAATCCTGGGTATGGGTGATGTGGTTTCTTTGGTAGAGAAAGCACAAAACACATTCGACGAAGAAGAAGCTAAAAGAATTCAGAAAAAAATCCGAAAGAACCAATTCGGGTTTGATGATTTCCTCTCGCAGTTAGAGCAAATCAAGAAAATGGGTAACCTTAAGGATTTGATGGGTATGATACCCGGCGTAGGGAAAGCCATTAAAGATATTGACATTGACGATGATTCTTTGAAGCCTATTGAAGCGATCATTAAATCAATGACCATAAAGGAAAGAGAAGAGCCGGATTTGCTCAATGGCAGTAGAAAGCAGCGAATCGCTAAAGGCAGTGGCACTTCTATTCAGGAAGTCAATCAATTACTCAAACAGTTTGATCAGATGCGTAAAATGATGAAGACCATGAACAAAATGGGCGGAGCCAAAAGAGCGCTATCTGGAATGAACATGTTCAAATAG
- the arsC gene encoding arsenate reductase (glutaredoxin) (This arsenate reductase requires both glutathione and glutaredoxin to convert arsenate to arsenite, after which the efflux transporter formed by ArsA and ArsB can extrude the arsenite from the cell, providing resistance.): MTKIYHNPRCTKSRQSLALLEEKNEEIEIVEYLKSNPTKQEVTELVSMLGIKPLELIRKGEKIYKEEFKGKELSDEAWIEAMVSYPILIERPIVVKNGKAAIGRPIENVIEIL, encoded by the coding sequence ATGACCAAAATATATCATAACCCAAGATGTACTAAGAGCAGGCAATCGTTGGCCCTTCTGGAAGAAAAAAATGAAGAGATTGAAATTGTTGAGTACCTCAAATCCAATCCAACTAAACAGGAGGTCACTGAACTTGTGAGTATGCTAGGCATCAAACCCCTTGAGTTGATACGCAAGGGGGAAAAAATTTACAAGGAAGAATTTAAAGGCAAAGAACTGAGCGATGAGGCATGGATAGAAGCCATGGTTTCTTATCCCATTCTGATTGAACGCCCCATAGTGGTAAAAAATGGAAAAGCCGCCATCGGTCGCCCGATTGAAAACGTAATTGAGATCCTATAA
- a CDS encoding 1-acyl-sn-glycerol-3-phosphate acyltransferase, whose amino-acid sequence MIYNFLKIVVKVALRIFFRKVSIHKAIELPTSGPLIIVGNHPNTFMDPLILATLFKQRVGFLGNASIFVNSVVNAIFAYFRVIPVYRDKDVAPGEKIDNEKTFRDCYKFLEGNNSLMLFPEGTSYHELKLRKIKTGGARIALSAEQKNGFDLGVKIIPIGLYYSNPSKFRSKIYVNTGDLIDVKDFKEAYEKDEIAGVQALTQKIRESLESLTITTEDKEQEDLFFKVKRIYKDQLVKKLNSKEQEFELTKEIANAIQYFKVTFPNKFDAIKEKVDRCSQLLDEFQTTANRTRPLQSRLKKFGILLSGSFYLIAGFPIYLYGLIQNLLPFRAPYWLAKKFTKEVEYYAPIMMSLGIVIFPAYYALSFYLFDTNFSVDPVILSLYFASLPLSGYYVLHYYNFFRSGLSFLKIHNFIDPKKDLLKELEELKVSIFEELDQARDIYLKRL is encoded by the coding sequence TTGATTTACAATTTCCTTAAAATAGTAGTCAAAGTAGCCCTTCGGATATTTTTCCGTAAGGTATCTATTCATAAGGCCATCGAACTACCAACATCAGGCCCTTTGATCATTGTGGGCAATCACCCTAACACTTTTATGGACCCATTGATCTTGGCTACGCTTTTCAAGCAACGGGTGGGTTTTCTTGGCAATGCTTCAATTTTTGTCAACTCTGTAGTGAATGCCATATTCGCCTACTTTAGAGTCATTCCGGTTTATAGAGACAAAGACGTGGCTCCAGGAGAGAAGATAGACAATGAAAAAACCTTTCGAGATTGTTATAAATTCCTGGAAGGTAATAATTCATTGATGCTATTTCCTGAAGGAACTAGTTATCATGAATTAAAGCTACGCAAGATCAAAACTGGTGGAGCTAGAATCGCACTAAGTGCAGAACAGAAAAATGGTTTTGATTTAGGTGTTAAGATCATCCCCATTGGCCTTTACTATAGCAATCCTTCTAAGTTCAGAAGTAAAATCTACGTGAACACCGGAGACCTCATAGACGTCAAAGATTTTAAAGAAGCTTACGAAAAAGATGAAATCGCCGGGGTGCAAGCACTTACACAAAAAATAAGAGAGTCACTCGAAAGTCTTACAATTACTACCGAGGACAAAGAACAAGAAGATCTCTTCTTCAAAGTCAAAAGAATCTACAAGGATCAACTGGTTAAAAAACTCAACAGCAAAGAGCAGGAATTTGAGCTAACCAAAGAGATTGCCAATGCGATTCAGTATTTCAAAGTCACGTTTCCTAACAAATTTGATGCGATTAAAGAGAAAGTTGATCGATGCAGTCAGCTATTGGATGAATTTCAAACCACCGCCAATAGGACAAGACCACTTCAAAGCAGATTGAAAAAATTTGGCATATTGCTCTCAGGCTCATTCTATTTGATCGCTGGTTTTCCAATTTACCTATATGGTTTAATTCAAAATCTTCTTCCTTTCAGAGCGCCTTATTGGCTTGCCAAGAAATTCACCAAAGAAGTGGAATATTATGCCCCGATTATGATGAGTTTGGGTATCGTCATCTTTCCAGCTTACTATGCACTATCCTTTTATCTATTCGATACTAATTTTTCTGTTGATCCTGTTATTCTCAGTTTGTACTTCGCTTCTCTCCCACTATCCGGCTATTATGTACTTCACTACTACAATTTCTTCCGATCAGGTCTTTCATTTTTAAAAATCCACAATTTCATCGACCCGAAAAAGGACTTATTAAAGGAACTAGAAGAATTGAAAGTTTCTATTTTTGAAGAACTGGATCAAGCCAGAGACATTTATTTAAAAAGACTGTAA
- a CDS encoding MFS transporter produces MILNDKKTINAWCSYDWANSVYNLIVTTAIFPIYYNGATKAAFDGDVVTFFGFSINSSVLYSYAISFSFLIAVILYPILSGVADYRGSKKAFMRFFTYLGSLACIGLYFFEGSNIEYGILLAITASLGYASSVVFYNAFLPEIASEDQMDSVSARGFSMGYIGSVLLLIVSLVLVSIPETFGFDGAGSATRFVFLLVGVWWFGFAHIAFAALKDNRTHGKITGEVLRSGFNELKKVFRSLKENINSIRFLYSFFFYSMGVQTVMLLAPLFAAEEIGMESSEMIIVILIIQLVAVGGAYLFAAISNKKGNKASISLAIVIWFSICILAYFIADKTVFYGLAGLLGLVMGGIQSISRSTYSKLIPEGTKDTASYFSFYDVTEKFAIVLGTMGFGYILQLTGTMRNSMLFMGLFFVIGFIILSRAKLNKGTA; encoded by the coding sequence ATGATTCTAAATGACAAAAAGACGATCAACGCCTGGTGTTCTTATGACTGGGCCAATTCGGTGTATAACCTTATTGTAACCACAGCGATTTTCCCCATTTATTATAACGGTGCGACTAAAGCAGCTTTTGATGGCGACGTGGTTACTTTTTTCGGCTTCTCTATCAATAGCTCCGTACTTTACTCTTATGCTATTTCTTTCTCTTTTTTGATAGCAGTCATCCTCTATCCTATTCTTTCAGGTGTAGCTGATTATAGGGGCTCAAAAAAGGCATTCATGAGGTTCTTCACTTACCTCGGCTCTTTAGCTTGTATTGGCTTATACTTCTTTGAGGGAAGCAATATTGAATATGGTATTTTATTGGCCATTACGGCAAGTTTAGGTTATGCCTCTTCTGTTGTTTTTTACAATGCCTTCCTACCCGAAATTGCTTCAGAAGATCAAATGGACAGTGTGAGTGCCCGAGGTTTTTCAATGGGATATATTGGTAGCGTTTTACTCTTGATTGTCAGTTTAGTACTAGTCTCAATTCCTGAGACATTTGGGTTTGACGGCGCTGGAAGTGCTACAAGATTCGTGTTTTTATTAGTGGGGGTATGGTGGTTTGGCTTTGCACATATTGCATTCGCCGCACTCAAAGACAATCGCACCCATGGAAAAATAACAGGAGAAGTATTACGCTCAGGATTTAATGAACTTAAAAAGGTATTCAGAAGCCTCAAAGAAAACATCAACTCAATCCGCTTCTTGTATTCGTTCTTTTTCTACAGTATGGGGGTACAAACCGTCATGCTATTGGCTCCTCTATTTGCAGCAGAAGAAATTGGTATGGAATCCAGCGAAATGATAATTGTAATATTAATCATTCAGTTGGTTGCCGTAGGTGGGGCTTACTTGTTTGCCGCCATCTCTAACAAAAAAGGAAATAAAGCATCTATATCTCTAGCGATAGTCATCTGGTTTTCTATTTGCATCCTGGCTTATTTTATTGCTGACAAAACCGTGTTTTATGGACTCGCTGGATTATTAGGTTTGGTCATGGGAGGTATACAATCCATCTCTAGATCTACTTATTCTAAGCTGATCCCAGAAGGAACTAAAGACACCGCTTCGTATTTTAGTTTCTATGATGTAACAGAAAAATTTGCCATCGTATTGGGGACCATGGGCTTCGGATACATCCTTCAGCTCACTGGCACCATGCGCAATTCCATGCTTTTCATGGGCTTGTTTTTCGTCATTGGCTTTATCATCTTGTCAAGAGCAAAACTGAACAAAGGCACAGCTTGA